A stretch of DNA from Thermus antranikianii DSM 12462:
AATCCCAGAAGAACCAGGGTGAGTAGCTTGCGCACCATACCTAAGCCTCCTCCTATAAGCTAGAGAGGGAGGATGAGTCCAAAATGAAAACCCCGGGGCAAGCCCGGGAAAGGGGGAGTGCTTTTCCTAACTTACCCGGGCCTCGAGGTACTCCCGCTCCCCCAGGACGATCTTCCGGGCCAGCTCGGGATCCTTGGGGAACTCCTTGCCCCGGTTGATCATGTAGGTTTCGTAGCGGCCGATCTCAAAGACCGCGGTGAGCTTCTTTAGAACCCGCGCCATGTCAAAGGCCTTGCAGGAGAAGATATCGATGGAAAGGAAGCGCTTTCTGGGGAAGGTGTGGATGGCGATGTGGCTTTCGGCGATGATCACCACCCCGGTCACCCCATCCTCCCCCTCGGGACCGTAGCTGTAGACGAAGGGGGAAAGCACCTTGGTCATTTCCATCTCCTCGGGGAGCTCGTCCAGGACACGGCGCACCAGCTCAGCGTCCCGGAGCTTGTCGGGATTGGCGTCGTAGCCATCCACCATCAGATGCGGTCCGAACCCAAAGAGTTCCACCCTGACCACCTCCTTCCCGTGCCCCCCGGGGTATCCCCCGCGGCACGCCCCCCATTATGCCCCCCCCTCCCCCCCCTGTCAATACCTTGTCTCCTGGCGGGAAAACCCCTTTTTGTCCCCCCTGGGAGTGGTCCTGGGCTGGCTCAGGGGGAGCATAAGGAAGGAAAAGGCTTGTCTTAGGGCCAAAATAGGGGAGAGGGGTATAGGCTGGGCAAGATAAGCCGTGCCCCACACTCCTCGTCTAGGGAAAGGTGGTATGATGGCGGCCGGTAGGGAGGTGCCATGTACAGGGGAAGAGAAGGGCAGTGGGCGTTTTACCTACACCGGATTTCGGGCCTGGGCATCCTGGTCTTCCTCATGCTCCACGTGGCCAATATTTCCAGCGCCATGTGGGGCCCGGAGGTGTCCAACGCCCTCATGAAGTTCTACCACCAGCCGGTTTTCCAGGTCGGGCTTCTCCTTCTCATTGCCGGAGTGCTTTACCACGGCTTCAACGGGCTTAGGATCATTCTTATGGACTTTACTGCCTGGGGGGTCCGCTACCAGCGTCAGCTTTGGTATGGGGTTTGGATCCTCTTCGTGATCTTCTACCTGCCCTTCCTGGTGAAGATCGGAGGGGGCATCTTGGGGGGTAGCCATGGCGATTAAGTCCAAGCGTTATGAGGAAGCCCGCCTCGAGGCCAGCACCAATCTGGAGCTTTACTGGTGGGTCTTCATGCGTATCTCCGGGGTGGTTCTGGTCTTCCTGCTCATCGGCCACATGTGGATGAACGCCGTCATGACTGACCTCAACAGGATTGACTACGACTACGTGGCCAAGAGACTTTCCCAGACCACCTGGAAGGTCTACGATCTTTTGATC
This window harbors:
- a CDS encoding succinate dehydrogenase hydrophobic membrane anchor subunit, encoding MAIKSKRYEEARLEASTNLELYWWVFMRISGVVLVFLLIGHMWMNAVMTDLNRIDYDYVAKRLSQTTWKVYDLLILALGLLHGANGLRYVLDDWIRNPSRRFWTKVVLYSLIAFLFFLGSLQT
- the sdhC gene encoding succinate dehydrogenase, cytochrome b556 subunit; this translates as MYRGREGQWAFYLHRISGLGILVFLMLHVANISSAMWGPEVSNALMKFYHQPVFQVGLLLLIAGVLYHGFNGLRIILMDFTAWGVRYQRQLWYGVWILFVIFYLPFLVKIGGGILGGSHGD
- the speD gene encoding adenosylmethionine decarboxylase produces the protein MELFGFGPHLMVDGYDANPDKLRDAELVRRVLDELPEEMEMTKVLSPFVYSYGPEGEDGVTGVVIIAESHIAIHTFPRKRFLSIDIFSCKAFDMARVLKKLTAVFEIGRYETYMINRGKEFPKDPELARKIVLGEREYLEARVS